A window of Theropithecus gelada isolate Dixy chromosome 14, Tgel_1.0, whole genome shotgun sequence contains these coding sequences:
- the DRD4 gene encoding D(4) dopamine receptor has protein sequence MGNRSTADPDGLLAGRGPGAGAAAGLAGPGAAALVGGVLLIGAVLAGNSLVCVSVATERALQTPTNSFIVSLAAADLLLALLVLPLFVYSEVQGGAWLLSPRLCDALMAMDVMLCTASIFNLCAISVDRFVAVAVPLRYNRQGGSHRQLLLIGATWLLSAAVAAPVLCGLNDVRGRDPAVCRLEDRDYVVYSSVCSFFLPCPLMLLLYWATFRGLRRWEVARRAKLHGRAPRRPSGPGPPSLVPRLPQDPCGPDCAPPAPRLPQDPCGPDCAPPAPGPPQGPCGPDRAPPAPGLPQGLRGPNCAPPVPGLPPDSCDSNCAPLDAVRAAALPPQTPPQTRRRRRAKITGRERKAMRVLPVVVGAFLLCWTPFFVVHITQALCPACSVPPRLVSAVTWLGYVNSALNPVIYTVFNAEFRNVFRKALRACC, from the exons ATGGGGAACCGCAGCACCGCGGACCCGGACGGGCTGCTGGCTGGAcgcgggccgggcgcgggggcggCTGCAGGGCTggcagggccgggcgcggcggcgcTGGTTGGGGGCGTGCTGCTCATCGGCGCGGTGCTCGCGGGGAACTCGCTCGTGTGCGTGAGCGTGGCCACCGAGCGCGCCTTGCAGACGCCCACCAACTCCTTCATCGTGAGCCTGGCGGCCGCCGACCTCCTGCTCGCTCTCCTGGTGCTGCCGCTCTTCGTCTACTCCGAG GTCCAGGGTGGCGCGTGGCTGCTGAGCCCCCGCCTGTGCGACGCCCTCATGGCCATGGACGTCATGCTGTGCACCGCCTCTATCTTCAACCTGTGCGCCATCAGCGTGGACAG GTTCGTGGCCGTGGCCGTGCCGCTGCGCTACAACCGCCAGGGCGGGAGCCACCGGCAGCTGCTGCTCATCGGCGCCACGTGGCTGCTGTCCGCAGCGGTGGCGGCGCCCGTGCTGTGCGGCCTCAACGACGTGCGCGGCCGTGACCCCGCCGTGTGCCGCCTGGAGGACCGCGACTACGTGGTCTACTCGTCCGTGTGCTCCTTCTTCCTACCCTGTCCGCTCATGCTGCTGCTCTACTGGGCCACGTTCCGCGGCCTGCGGCGCTGGGAGGTGGCCCGTCGCGCCAAGCTGCACGGCCGCGCGCCCCGCCGACCCAGCGGCCCCGGCCCTCCTTCCCTTGTGCCCCGCCTTCCCCAGGACCCCTGCGGCCCCGACTGTGCGCCCCCGGCGCCCCGCCTCCCCCAGGACCCCTGCGGCCCCGACTGCGCGCcccccgcgcccggccctcccCAGGGTCCCTGCGGCCCCGACCGTGCGCCCCCAGCGCCCGGCCTTCCCCAGGGTCTCCGCGGCCCCAACTGTGCGCCGCCCGTGCCCGGCCTCCCCCCGGACTCCTGCGACTCCAACTGTGCGCCCCTAGACGCCGTCCGAGCCGCTGCGCTCCCACCCCAGACCCCACCGCAGACCCGCAGGAGGCGGCGTGCCAAGATCACCGGCCGGGAGCGCAAGGCCATGAGGGTCCTGCCTGTGGTAGTCG GGGCCTTCCTGCTGTGCTGGACGCCCTTCTTCGTGGTGCACATCACACAGGCGCTGTGTCCTGCCTGCTCCGTGCCCCCGCGGCTGGTTAGCGCGGTCACCTGGCTGGGCTACGTCAACAGCGCCCTCAACCCCGTCATCTACACTGTCTTCAACGCCGAGTTCCGCAATGTCTTCCGCAAGGCCCTGCGTGCCTGCTGCTGA